One genomic segment of Tubulanus polymorphus chromosome 4, tnTubPoly1.2, whole genome shotgun sequence includes these proteins:
- the LOC141903533 gene encoding uncharacterized protein LOC141903533 isoform X1 has product MLPLRGISYVESVVIEAKKWKKKDVKLRGSNLSSIPPSLCQEPLITTMSKLDLSHNVLKQLPFCLWALVNLEHLTVTHNALQEVSSSIECLKKLKHLDVSHNEIKFIPASLIKLQLLQYLNFSGNLIGHLDELILYLPRLRKFFISKNPIANVPKDEFLGGLVALRRHFKIDVHVPSCDDNDANNAEYSFLDELRNLKLRVTPKKDKENEQPKQQQQQQHVSRVRRAFSFDGLPSKFTFNHHKPDDDLEFTKPKLEPMKAVVIDSSHCSVPTEASANASFRPRNLFPASGGTTPRVTSDYGSLATPTDEKCSIGICSGATDDTDSVYGDHGSIGDASDIDDSDSDLLNRSFLEICSDDSETDEIGECREFVTNSGTKRLKYKNVAVSIPAKNLSGYANDLFELDIVEDLSYAPDISDRATQASQVVSLEPHGTKFYQSQPAILDIPLAVPVDSGNEIICLCSDSGVGEPTDWCEMDRDCFVLKDDRVCIKTWHFSLFTVIVKKSYPVARRRIEADVGGALRVNEVEDVEVNFPRGSLVEDIDARIKVVYGDEPYCLDFSNDAPRALATPVVYLAPHGCRFRRDATVPVTLKLPIPDCLTIMNRLNLNPHNQITLWCSDTDETEPLQWERIHVDYRIAVGANGNYSLEMNVPHFSWYRAMWDCLASSLYECKIGVSYVYPYIQFSMMCQGMMDENVDSKSFGLEVICYRSDKRFPEVGNYRHRVGGSLRPRMVKPGAIVIRLKSEVFEADVENGEEQELRKVEFGFRGREFEKQFACVYKGNVKEKGVFGKVIVERMVQAGVMEPLFEFNLTKSGNEAETLLDSTDRWSLLAVKELASMLGINNDDNWKVFAKHLGFTAHEVNHKLGSTMDPFAFMLSIFQTRGGTPDEFVQALYEVGRNIRLNANGVKDDRSLDQIGFKIKDPPQKIDSSLEEDDLDESLSEVISRLGCKPNSNSTPKRKRSINRESPGPSAKRNRRQSVEDEQQPLSDNSFDEQSILENRQEISTSDMWRISEGLLQSWKSFGRSLNLPEEDLLCIQHANKDDTRECAYQMLLKFQERYPKKCKYGHIYRLLCENALSGVARKFCRGITPSERSVC; this is encoded by the exons ATGCTTCCTTTAAGGGGTATATCTTATGTAGAAAGCGTAGTCATCGAGGCGAAAAAATGGAAGAAAAAAGACGTCAAACTACGCGGGTCGAATTTATCTTCGATTCCGCCGTCGTTGTGCCAAGAACCGTTAATAACGACTATGTCGAAATTAGACCTCAGTCATAATGTTTTGAAGCAGTTACCGTTTTGTTTATGGGCGCTGGTGAATCTTGAACACCTTACGGTTACGCACAACGCGTTACAAGAGGTTTCTTCGAGCATCGAGTGTTTGAAAAAGTTGAAACATCTCGACGTTTCTCATaacgaaataaaattcattcccGCGTCTTTAATAAAACTTCAACTGTTgcagtatttgaatttttccggCAATCTGATCGGTCATCTGGACGAGTTGATATTGTATTTGCCGCGATTGCGAAAATTCTTCATTTCGAAAAACCCGATCGCGAACGTGCCGAAAGACGAGTTCCTCGGCGGTCTCGTCGCGTTACGGAGACATTTCAAAATCGACGTTCACGTTCCTAGTTGCGACGACAACGATGCGAACAACGCCGAGTATTCGTTTCTCGACGAATTGCGCAATTTGAAATTACGCGTAACGCCGAAAAAAGACAAGGAAAATGAACAACccaaacagcagcagcagcagcagcacgtGTCTCGCGTTCGTCGCGCGTTCAGCTTCGACGGATTACCGTCAAAATTCACCTTCAATCATCATAAACCAGACGACGATTTGGAATTCACGAAGCCGAAATTAGAACCGATGAAAGCTGTCGTTATCGATTCGTCGCATTGTAGCGTTCCAACCGAGGCATCGGCGAACGCATCTTTTCGCCCGAGAAACTTGTTTCCGGCATCGGGCGGTACGACACCGCGTGTCACAAGCGATTACGGATCGTTGGCCACGCCGACCGATGAGAAATGCTCGATCGGAATTTGCAGTGGCGCGACCGACGATACGGACAGCGTTTACGGCGACCACGGCAGCATCGGCGACGCCAGCGATATCGACGACTCCGATTCGGATTTGCTGAATCGGTCGTTCCTCGAGATCTGCTCCGACGATTCGGAAACTGACGAAATCGGCGAATGCCGCGAATTCGTGACGAACAGCGGCACGAAACGACTCAAGTATAAAAACGTCGCCGTTTCGATCCCGGCGAAAAATCTCTCCGGTTACGCCAACGATTTATTCGAATTGGATATCGTTGAAGATTTGTCGTATGCGCCAGATATATCGGATCGAGCGACGCAGGCTAGTCAGGTCGTCAGTTTAGAGCCGCACGGAACAAAATTCTATCAAAGTCAACCGGCCATTTTGGATATACCTCTAGCTGTACCGGTCGATTCGGGTAATGAGATTATTTGCTTGTGTAGCGATTCCGGAGTCGGCGAACCGACCGATTGGTGCGAGATGGACCGCgattgtttcgttttgaagGACGATCGCGTTTGCATAAAGACCTGGCATTTCAGTCTGTTTACGGTGATCGTAAAGAAGTCGTACCCGGTGGCGCGGCGGCGCATTGAAGCCGACGTCGGCGGCGCGTTGAGAGTAAACGAGGTCGAAGACGTGGAGGTGAATTTTCCGCGAGGGTCGCTAGTCGAAGATATCGACGCGCGGATAAAGGTCGTCTACGGAGACGAGCCGTATTGTTTAGATTTTTCGAACGACGCGCCACGCGCTCTCGCGACTCCGGTCGTATATCTCGCGCCGCACGGTTGTCGGTTTCGACGCGACGCGACGGTGCCCGTCACGCTGAAGCTACCGATACCCGATTGTCTGACGATCATGAatcgattgaatttgaatccgCATAATCAAATAACGCTTTGGTGCAGCGATACCGACGAAACAGAGCCGTTGCAATGGGAACGGATCCACGTTGATTACCGCATCGCCGTTGGCGCCAACGGTAATTATAGTTTAGAAATGAACGTGCCGCATTTTTCGTGGTATCGAGCGATGTGGGATTGTCTGGCGTCGAGTTTGTACGAGTGTAAGATCGGCGTTTCGTACGTTTATCCGTACATTCAGTTTTCGATGATGTGTCAAGGAATGATGGACGAGAACGTCGACTCGAAATCGTTCGGACTGGAGGTGATTTGCTATCGTAGCGATAAGCGATTCCCGGAGGTCGGTAATTATCGGCATCGCGTCGGCGGAAGTCTCAGACCGAGGATGGTCAAACCAG GTGCAATAGTAATTCGTTTGAAATCGGAAGTTTTTGAGGCAGATGTCGAAAACGGCGAAGAGCAAGAACTGAGAAAAGTTGAATTCGGTTTTCGAGGACgagaatttgaaaaacaatTCGCTTGCGTCTACAAG GGAAACGTCAAAGAAAAGGGAGTATTTGGTAAAGTGATAGTTGAAAGGATGGTCCAGGCTGGAGTAATGGAGCCATTGTTTGAATTCAATCTCACTAAG AGTGGAAATGAAGCTGAGACGTTACTCGACTCGACTGACAGGTGGTCATTATTAGCTGTAAAAGAATTAGCCA gTATGTTGGGCATCAACAACGACGATAATTGGAAAGTTTTCGCGAAACACCTCGGTTTCACTGCTCACGAGGTCAACCATAAACTCGGCTCGACGATGGACCCGTTCGCGTTCATGCTGAGCATATTTCAAACTCGCGGCGGAACTCCCGACGAGTTCGTTCAGGCATTATACGAGGTCGGGCGTAATATTCGCCTGAACGCGAACGGCGTCAAGGACGACCGAAGTCTCGATCAGATCGGCTTCAAGATTAAGGATCCACCGCAGAAAATCGACAGCAGTTTAGAAGAAGATGATCTCGATGAGAGTTTAAGCGAAGTGATCAGTAGACTGG GCTGTAAACCAAACAGTAATTCAACtccgaaaagaaaacgttcGATCAACCGAGAAAGTCCCGGTCCGTCTGCCAAAAGAAATCGACGACAATCCGTCGAGGACGAACAACAACCGCTCAGCGACAACTCGTTCGACGAACAGAGCATCCTCGAAAACCGGCAGGAAATCTCGACGTCGGATATGTGGCGTATATCCGAGGGATTGTTGCAGTCGTGGAAATCGTTCGGGCGTTCGTTGAATTTACCCGAAGAAGATCTGCTCTGCATTCAACACGCGAACAAAGACGACACCCGCGAATGCGCGTATCAAATGCTGCTAAAATTCCAAGAGCGCTACCCGAAAAAATGCAAATATGGACATATTTATCGGCTGCTTTGCGAGAATGCTTTGTCCGGTGTGGCACGCAAGTTTTGTCGTGGTATTACCCCCAGCGAACGGTCAGTTTGCTAg
- the LOC141903533 gene encoding uncharacterized protein LOC141903533 isoform X2 — translation MLPLRGISYVESVVIEAKKWKKKDVKLRGSNLSSIPPSLCQEPLITTMSKLDLSHNVLKQLPFCLWALVNLEHLTVTHNALQEVSSSIECLKKLKHLDVSHNEIKFIPASLIKLQLLQYLNFSGNLIGHLDELILYLPRLRKFFISKNPIANVPKDEFLGGLVALRRHFKIDVHVPSCDDNDANNAEYSFLDELRNLKLRVTPKKDKENEQPKQQQQQQHVSRVRRAFSFDGLPSKFTFNHHKPDDDLEFTKPKLEPMKAVVIDSGATDDTDSVYGDHGSIGDASDIDDSDSDLLNRSFLEICSDDSETDEIGECREFVTNSGTKRLKYKNVAVSIPAKNLSGYANDLFELDIVEDLSYAPDISDRATQASQVVSLEPHGTKFYQSQPAILDIPLAVPVDSGNEIICLCSDSGVGEPTDWCEMDRDCFVLKDDRVCIKTWHFSLFTVIVKKSYPVARRRIEADVGGALRVNEVEDVEVNFPRGSLVEDIDARIKVVYGDEPYCLDFSNDAPRALATPVVYLAPHGCRFRRDATVPVTLKLPIPDCLTIMNRLNLNPHNQITLWCSDTDETEPLQWERIHVDYRIAVGANGNYSLEMNVPHFSWYRAMWDCLASSLYECKIGVSYVYPYIQFSMMCQGMMDENVDSKSFGLEVICYRSDKRFPEVGNYRHRVGGSLRPRMVKPGAIVIRLKSEVFEADVENGEEQELRKVEFGFRGREFEKQFACVYKGNVKEKGVFGKVIVERMVQAGVMEPLFEFNLTKSGNEAETLLDSTDRWSLLAVKELASMLGINNDDNWKVFAKHLGFTAHEVNHKLGSTMDPFAFMLSIFQTRGGTPDEFVQALYEVGRNIRLNANGVKDDRSLDQIGFKIKDPPQKIDSSLEEDDLDESLSEVISRLGNNSTPKRKRSINRESPGPSAKRNRRQSVEDEQQPLSDNSFDEQSILENRQEISTSDMWRISEGLLQSWKSFGRSLNLPEEDLLCIQHANKDDTRECAYQMLLKFQERYPKKCKYGHIYRLLCENALSGVARKFCRGITPSERSVC, via the exons ATGCTTCCTTTAAGGGGTATATCTTATGTAGAAAGCGTAGTCATCGAGGCGAAAAAATGGAAGAAAAAAGACGTCAAACTACGCGGGTCGAATTTATCTTCGATTCCGCCGTCGTTGTGCCAAGAACCGTTAATAACGACTATGTCGAAATTAGACCTCAGTCATAATGTTTTGAAGCAGTTACCGTTTTGTTTATGGGCGCTGGTGAATCTTGAACACCTTACGGTTACGCACAACGCGTTACAAGAGGTTTCTTCGAGCATCGAGTGTTTGAAAAAGTTGAAACATCTCGACGTTTCTCATaacgaaataaaattcattcccGCGTCTTTAATAAAACTTCAACTGTTgcagtatttgaatttttccggCAATCTGATCGGTCATCTGGACGAGTTGATATTGTATTTGCCGCGATTGCGAAAATTCTTCATTTCGAAAAACCCGATCGCGAACGTGCCGAAAGACGAGTTCCTCGGCGGTCTCGTCGCGTTACGGAGACATTTCAAAATCGACGTTCACGTTCCTAGTTGCGACGACAACGATGCGAACAACGCCGAGTATTCGTTTCTCGACGAATTGCGCAATTTGAAATTACGCGTAACGCCGAAAAAAGACAAGGAAAATGAACAACccaaacagcagcagcagcagcagcacgtGTCTCGCGTTCGTCGCGCGTTCAGCTTCGACGGATTACCGTCAAAATTCACCTTCAATCATCATAAACCAGACGACGATTTGGAATTCACGAAGCCGAAATTAGAACCGATGAAAGCTGTCGTTATCGATTC TGGCGCGACCGACGATACGGACAGCGTTTACGGCGACCACGGCAGCATCGGCGACGCCAGCGATATCGACGACTCCGATTCGGATTTGCTGAATCGGTCGTTCCTCGAGATCTGCTCCGACGATTCGGAAACTGACGAAATCGGCGAATGCCGCGAATTCGTGACGAACAGCGGCACGAAACGACTCAAGTATAAAAACGTCGCCGTTTCGATCCCGGCGAAAAATCTCTCCGGTTACGCCAACGATTTATTCGAATTGGATATCGTTGAAGATTTGTCGTATGCGCCAGATATATCGGATCGAGCGACGCAGGCTAGTCAGGTCGTCAGTTTAGAGCCGCACGGAACAAAATTCTATCAAAGTCAACCGGCCATTTTGGATATACCTCTAGCTGTACCGGTCGATTCGGGTAATGAGATTATTTGCTTGTGTAGCGATTCCGGAGTCGGCGAACCGACCGATTGGTGCGAGATGGACCGCgattgtttcgttttgaagGACGATCGCGTTTGCATAAAGACCTGGCATTTCAGTCTGTTTACGGTGATCGTAAAGAAGTCGTACCCGGTGGCGCGGCGGCGCATTGAAGCCGACGTCGGCGGCGCGTTGAGAGTAAACGAGGTCGAAGACGTGGAGGTGAATTTTCCGCGAGGGTCGCTAGTCGAAGATATCGACGCGCGGATAAAGGTCGTCTACGGAGACGAGCCGTATTGTTTAGATTTTTCGAACGACGCGCCACGCGCTCTCGCGACTCCGGTCGTATATCTCGCGCCGCACGGTTGTCGGTTTCGACGCGACGCGACGGTGCCCGTCACGCTGAAGCTACCGATACCCGATTGTCTGACGATCATGAatcgattgaatttgaatccgCATAATCAAATAACGCTTTGGTGCAGCGATACCGACGAAACAGAGCCGTTGCAATGGGAACGGATCCACGTTGATTACCGCATCGCCGTTGGCGCCAACGGTAATTATAGTTTAGAAATGAACGTGCCGCATTTTTCGTGGTATCGAGCGATGTGGGATTGTCTGGCGTCGAGTTTGTACGAGTGTAAGATCGGCGTTTCGTACGTTTATCCGTACATTCAGTTTTCGATGATGTGTCAAGGAATGATGGACGAGAACGTCGACTCGAAATCGTTCGGACTGGAGGTGATTTGCTATCGTAGCGATAAGCGATTCCCGGAGGTCGGTAATTATCGGCATCGCGTCGGCGGAAGTCTCAGACCGAGGATGGTCAAACCAG GTGCAATAGTAATTCGTTTGAAATCGGAAGTTTTTGAGGCAGATGTCGAAAACGGCGAAGAGCAAGAACTGAGAAAAGTTGAATTCGGTTTTCGAGGACgagaatttgaaaaacaatTCGCTTGCGTCTACAAG GGAAACGTCAAAGAAAAGGGAGTATTTGGTAAAGTGATAGTTGAAAGGATGGTCCAGGCTGGAGTAATGGAGCCATTGTTTGAATTCAATCTCACTAAG AGTGGAAATGAAGCTGAGACGTTACTCGACTCGACTGACAGGTGGTCATTATTAGCTGTAAAAGAATTAGCCA gTATGTTGGGCATCAACAACGACGATAATTGGAAAGTTTTCGCGAAACACCTCGGTTTCACTGCTCACGAGGTCAACCATAAACTCGGCTCGACGATGGACCCGTTCGCGTTCATGCTGAGCATATTTCAAACTCGCGGCGGAACTCCCGACGAGTTCGTTCAGGCATTATACGAGGTCGGGCGTAATATTCGCCTGAACGCGAACGGCGTCAAGGACGACCGAAGTCTCGATCAGATCGGCTTCAAGATTAAGGATCCACCGCAGAAAATCGACAGCAGTTTAGAAGAAGATGATCTCGATGAGAGTTTAAGCGAAGTGATCAGTAGACTGGGTAA TAATTCAACtccgaaaagaaaacgttcGATCAACCGAGAAAGTCCCGGTCCGTCTGCCAAAAGAAATCGACGACAATCCGTCGAGGACGAACAACAACCGCTCAGCGACAACTCGTTCGACGAACAGAGCATCCTCGAAAACCGGCAGGAAATCTCGACGTCGGATATGTGGCGTATATCCGAGGGATTGTTGCAGTCGTGGAAATCGTTCGGGCGTTCGTTGAATTTACCCGAAGAAGATCTGCTCTGCATTCAACACGCGAACAAAGACGACACCCGCGAATGCGCGTATCAAATGCTGCTAAAATTCCAAGAGCGCTACCCGAAAAAATGCAAATATGGACATATTTATCGGCTGCTTTGCGAGAATGCTTTGTCCGGTGTGGCACGCAAGTTTTGTCGTGGTATTACCCCCAGCGAACGGTCAGTTTGCTAg